The DNA region ATTTTTTGCCACCTGATAGATCATAAAGTGCCTGGTACTTTACACCACGATCTATTATTTCCTGTGGTTCTGGTAGTCTGACTTGCTCTAATCGTTCTGCTAAGTCATAGGGAATAAGCACTTCTCTCACTAGGCCACCTTTGCCATGCACTGTATAAAGCTGACCTTCTCGCCCTTGCCACTTTGTTTCTAAACAAGGCCTCTCATCCGCCTGGCGTTCTTCAACCGTTCTGATGGTTAAAAGCTCATGCGCTCGTAGTCCTGCACTATAGGCTATTTCGGTAGCTAATGACTGTTTGTCTCGTTGACTATCTGCAATCATTTCCACTTGCTCTTGAGTATAGGCTCTACTAGCTAATATTTGTTCGTGTTCAGACTTAATAACGGTTAGCGTTTCTTGCTCTGGTAAAGTACCCATCTGGTGCATCATGGCTTGTATAGCCTGACGCTCCATATCTAAGGTTTTTTGGCCTATTTCTTGACTTCGGATTTCTAGGTAGTTTATGGCTGTCTGAGAGGTTAAATCCCTAATCTCTCCAGTTAGGCCATATACAGGCATGTTTTTAGCTACTTGAACAAGACGTTCCTCGTAATTACTAAGTGTTCTAACAGACTTTATAAAGCCACTTTTTTGTAAGCTCTTAGCGACAGATTTAGCTTGTTTTTCGGGTAGTGCAGTTTTACGAAAGCGAGCCATTTTTTTCTAACCATCGAATAACAGTTGTTAAGACGACTTTAATACGCTTAGCACGTAACCAACGTTTTATTTCAGTAGGAGTTACCTGAGCATTATGAAGTGCCAAAATTTCACCCTTATAACGATCAAGCCTAGACTTTCTTTTTTTATAAACTCTTTTTCTAATAGCCTTAGTTTGTTCTTTTAAGGCCTGTTTTTCCTTATTTACATCAAATGTCATTGTAATCCTATTCACTTGTAAGAATAACTAGCCTATTGAATAAAATAGGACTTAGCGGTATCCACCTATTCGCCCCTGTTTAATCTACTGATTAACTAATAGATAAGGCTCGGACTGGTCTCGCCTGATTTGTTTTACCTCTTGACTGAGGGGTGCTTTTAAGCACAAAGGGAGCAACCTATAAACCGATGGTTGCGATCGGGTCAGCTATATTCATGGGACTGAATACGGATACTTAAAAGCTAATGTATCCCTGGGAGTTCGATTACCTCAATGAGGAATACCAACGATATTTGCAGCTTTACATCGATGCTGCGGGCTTTCTCTGTACAACGTACAGAAGAATGAGCCTATAGTTAATCATATTGTATATTGCTTGTCAATATTGCAAATAAAAAGTTGCGTGAATATATTTATAATGCTTTCACCGCTAGGTATAGATACTATTTTCAATAGTTCGACCTAGCGGTGAAAGCTGATGCAAAAAACAGTTCGGATTTTAAAAGTTATCCATGCGCCGAAGCTCCTACATAAGCGTAGGAGGGTGGGTAACTTTTAAAAAGAAGCTGATCTTATAGAGACATGGCACATTATGAGCAAAAAGAGGCGAAATTTAGAAAATATGCCATATAAGCATGTAAAAGTAGCAAACTACAGCAAAAAGCTAGAAAATTCCTAAAAACTTCTTACGTTTGGGCTTTTCTGGCTCTGGTTCTACTACTTCTTCAACTTGTGGTTCTATCTCAGCTGTAGGTTGACTAACTTGTTCTGCTTCTGGTGGCTGAGTAGGTTCTTCTTGAATAGGTGTTGATTGTTCTTTTTCTTCTTTTTTATACTCTAACAGCATAAGTGCTTGTTTTAAGCTACTAATATGGTCATCTTTAGCTTTTAATAATTCATCTTTGTTTAAAATTTGTTGCTCTAATTGTTGTATCTTTTGTTGCAATTCATTTGTTTTTGCAACATCATTTTGTGTTGCGATGTGTTGCTTTTCCGTGTTGTGCAACATTGTATCTTTTGTTGCATGTAATGCTCCAAAAACTCTTAAAAGCTCACTAGTATCTAGCTTATCCTTGCCTGCGTCATCTGTTGTTTTAGACAATTTACCTTCTTTAATGTAACGATAAAGTGTTGTCCTATTTTTTTTAGTTAGCTTTGATGCTTCTGTAATTGTAACAAGAGCCATAATTATATATCCTTGATATTTAACTGGTTTTCGTATTTTTTAAATAAAACCATATCATTTACTGCATCATAATGTACATGATAATCTGGTAACGCATCACTTTGTGAAAGAGATTTCATAGCACGTCTAAACTCTCGAAGAGTTGAAGTGCTACCTGCTTTTCTTAATAGAAGATCAAGATTAATTTTCCATTCGGATTGATTACCACAATGTTTTCGAGCTAGCTCATATATTCGCCTATCCAATGGTTTACGTAACCTAAAGTAATCAGGACTAATTGTTAAAACTTGCTTATTTATAATAGAGCGATATAGCCACTCTGGCAGAGTTACCTCAACTCTAATCATTCTACCGTCTTTTTCTTCAACAATATGCCATGAGTCTACTAAACCAAAACCTCTTGATTCTCTTTTATCTGCTGTTTCTATGTTAGTGGTTATGGTAGTACTACGTAGCCGATCAAGAGCAGCTTTAGCTTTCTCATAATATTCTCCGCTTGTTCCTCTATTTGTTGTTATGAGGTAGTCATAAATAGTAAAACGAACAGTCCTAGTGATTTCTTCACCTTCATATATGGCTTGCATAAGTTTAGAAATACAGTAAATCCATATATCTTTATCATGGATTGTGGCCATGCCATATTCTGAGTTAGGGGCTATAACAATGGAAATATTATTATGTTCATATCGTCTAGTTCTTTTATCTCCAGCCTTTAAGGAAAAAAGTGGATATTCCATACTAGCTATATCTGATTGAAAACTGATACTGTCAAATAAATCCGCTATAAAAAAATCTTTTTGAGGATGTTTGATAGGAGCTAAATATGCTTCTTTTTTCGGACGTTCCGATGCTTTTTTTTGTAGAAGCTCTAATTTTTTTTGAATATTGTTAGTCAATATATACCCCATATAATTTCATATGTATGTGAATTACATATCGTCATTTCACACACAGTATACTATCGTCATTCCACACACACAACATTTTGTTTCCTCACATTTGTTATTTCGTCATTCTACACACGTTATTTCGTCATTCTACACACGTTATTTCGTCATTCTACACACGTTATTTCGTCATTCCACACA from Entomomonas sp. E2T0 includes:
- a CDS encoding helix-turn-helix domain-containing protein; the protein is MALVTITEASKLTKKNRTTLYRYIKEGKLSKTTDDAGKDKLDTSELLRVFGALHATKDTMLHNTEKQHIATQNDVAKTNELQQKIQQLEQQILNKDELLKAKDDHISSLKQALMLLEYKKEEKEQSTPIQEEPTQPPEAEQVSQPTAEIEPQVEEVVEPEPEKPKRKKFLGIF
- a CDS encoding replication initiator protein A — protein: MTNNIQKKLELLQKKASERPKKEAYLAPIKHPQKDFFIADLFDSISFQSDIASMEYPLFSLKAGDKRTRRYEHNNISIVIAPNSEYGMATIHDKDIWIYCISKLMQAIYEGEEITRTVRFTIYDYLITTNRGTSGEYYEKAKAALDRLRSTTITTNIETADKRESRGFGLVDSWHIVEEKDGRMIRVEVTLPEWLYRSIINKQVLTISPDYFRLRKPLDRRIYELARKHCGNQSEWKINLDLLLRKAGSTSTLREFRRAMKSLSQSDALPDYHVHYDAVNDMVLFKKYENQLNIKDI